The sequence below is a genomic window from Chrysiogenia bacterium.
AGAACGCGGGACACATGCTGCCGATCGAGGAGCCAGGAATCCTCGCGGCCCAGCTCGACGCGCACTTCCCGGACACCTCAAATGAGTGACGAGAAAAAAGAGTTTCGCTACCGCCGCTACAAACGCGCGGCGGTGAAGTTGCCGGTGATGCTCATCCACGGCGAGAGCGCCTATGAGGGTCACATGCGCGAACTCTCGCGCGGCGGCGCGCTCATCGAGACGACGCTGGAACTCTCGCCCGGCGACAACCTGCGCCTTGGCTTCCACATCAAGAACGTGCGCGATCCCATCGAACTTCCCATCCGCGTGGTCTACGTGCACAAGCCCGGCGGCGATACGCGCCTTGGCGAGGCCGCCGGCATCGGCGTGGAGTTCCTGGAAGTGGACGTGCAGCTCGGCGCGCGCATCGACACCTACGTGAAGGATCAGCGCTTCTTCGGCCCCTATTCGACGATCCTCAAGGAATTTCAGCGAGCGCGGCGGTAGCAGCCGCGCAGCTTCTCTACGAGAGATAATCCCCGACTTCCCCGTGCCAGTCGAAGACGTCCTTCAATAGCTGGGCGAGCATCTTTCCCGTGGCGCCCCAGATGGTGACGCCTTCGAGCCGGAAGAAGTGCACCGGATAGGGACGACCGCGAAATTCGTAGTCGTCTTTGCGTTCGTAGATTTCCGGGCGCAGCAGGTCGTCGAGGAAGACCTCGTGGAAGCGGGCCACCTCTCCGGGGTCGGGCTTGAGATCTTCAACCCCCGGAATCCAGCCCACGTAGGGGCTGATGACGTAGTCGGTTACCGTCACGATGTCGTCGAGCTGTCCCAGGATCTCCAC
It includes:
- a CDS encoding CoA pyrophosphatase produces the protein MGEGRILAPAEYQRHAAVLVPFYENQGRTSILFTERTQNLPSHKGQTSFPGGGAEATDVDLEMTALRETHEEIGLPPAQVEILGQLDDIVTVTDYVISPYVGWIPGVEDLKPDPGEVARFHEVFLDDLLRPEIYERKDDYEFRGRPYPVHFFRLEGVTIWGATGKMLAQLLKDVFDWHGEVGDYLS
- a CDS encoding PilZ domain-containing protein, coding for MSDEKKEFRYRRYKRAAVKLPVMLIHGESAYEGHMRELSRGGALIETTLELSPGDNLRLGFHIKNVRDPIELPIRVVYVHKPGGDTRLGEAAGIGVEFLEVDVQLGARIDTYVKDQRFFGPYSTILKEFQRARR